Genomic DNA from Lactuca sativa cultivar Salinas chromosome 8, Lsat_Salinas_v11, whole genome shotgun sequence:
gagagacgacgcgtttttgcgcgtcgtctatagacgacgctcatttacgacgcgcaattacaacgcgcgtttacgacacgcagtgcgtatcaagaaaggccctgtcataaaggaagacgacacgcattcgcatttcgtaaccttacgacgcgcgtgttaatgacacacaatgcgtatcaaaaaagcccctgtcaagaaaggtcatgtcataaatgaagatgatacacatttttgcgtatcataattttaaatgtttaaaaaaaatattatttatagatttgctaattttcaaattaaatttgtatttaatgtctcataatagaaaataaaatatcatatacaaaaaatacaatccattgcataaaatttaatgtcatacaaataatcgttccatggaaagataaaacaaatcaatagttgtaacaaaaatttacaaactagttagatacaagaaatataaaaaaatgtACCCTCAAATGCTTTTCAAAGTCTAATCTCCATATCAGCTCTTCAACTCACTTCTCCAGTTTGTTCTTAGGTTCTCTAAGTGCTCCAGCATCTCTTGCAGTTTCAAAGGCACAAAGAAGAACAGAACGTGATATTATTTTGCCACCTAGATGTTCTTCAGTGATGTGATGAGAATCATACCCCTTCAAAGGCACAAACTGCTTTCCTCTGTCCAAGCGTATGTTAAATGCTGCAACAAACTGCTTTCCTCTGTCTCTTACCCTGTACCTAAGCTGGGATAAAAGAAAGAAGGGTAAAAATGGAAATTAGACTTGCCaagataaaaataagttgtaaaaTAACATCAAACTTACATACCTGGAGAAATTAGAATACACTTGACACTTGAGAATTTGTttgatgttcttgaacttatCTCTTAGCTTAGTGATCTTTGGGTTATCTCTGTAACCGTCAAAATGACTACATAACTAGCTGACAGCCTAAAACacaaaaaatcatatatattaGCACTTCATTAGAAGCAATTTTAACTTGGATGTATAATTTAAATGGGTTGGAAAATTATAACATTCATTGAATACATGTTTTTGTTATTAACTTGTTAACAACTACCAATATACACACATCTTACATACTTCTAACTGTGCAGAAGCCTCTTTATATTGTCGTTTTGAAGCCATTACTTGAAGTTGTTCGATGGCAGACAATGTCATATTAAAATAGGGATAATTTTTTAATGCAATATTTAAAATATGAcatattttttgaacaaaaaaaactAACCAAGCATATTAAGACGATGGAGGGCAGTGattgtagttgtgatgtgtttttTTGCAAAATCCAGCTTTTTGATGTCACGACATATTTCCTGAACCATTGTTTCACTTTGTTCAGCTTTGGTTTTAATTTCTCTAACTTTATACATGAGTTCCTACAATTAATGATAACAATAGAGGCAACATAATGAGATTGATTCGTGGAAAAAAGAAAGTCTATTGATTTTTAGTATATAAGAGACATAATTGACAACAACAATCTACACAGACCTGAACAACACGTGTAGCTGCAGCCAAATCCTCCTTTGCCTTTGTACCTGAATTACTCTGGATAAAACAATATCCATAAAAAAAAGTGATGAGATTACACTCAACTCAATGAATGAATGACTACATTACCTAATCACATAGTCATTTGAAGGGGGGATATTATAAAGATAATCACCTGTTGACGGACAGCAGCAAGAATTTCTGTATCCACAACACGTATCTCATTGTGTACTTTTTGCATCAGTGGCTCCACACCCGATAAAGATGCTTCTGCATAGTGAATATTCCATAATGTGAAACTAAGAGAAACACTTACTAAAAGAAGATTCACCATAAAGATCAACATATATATGTAACTTGGGGTTATTGTACAATTGGACATCAAGTAATTTCATATGATAGACATTGCTTTGTAGGTGTAGGTGTGCCTACAAAATGATGAAGcattaaacttttataatttcTCAATTCCTAAAGGAGTCTTAACTATTTTTAAGTACATTACTGCTTTGTAGGTGTAGGTGTGAAATAAGCAATAGTTCTCTGCTGTCGGAACTTTTAAGAAGACAGTATATCACTATGATCTGATCTTGAATCCAAAGAAAGTGAGATAAACTGACCTATAGGGAACATCTGGTTGATGTAGTCCAAAGTACTCGACTTCTCCATTCTCTCTCTACTGAAAGCTCACCACTCCTCCAAACCTTGTTAAAACTATGTCGCTCTTTAATTACTTTAAGACCTCCATCGGAACCTGTAGAATTTTGTCACAAGATGAATAGTTAAAGGTCAAAGAAACATACAGATGCATAGGAAGAAAGAACTTACATATTTATCAAGTTGTCTGATAAAACAAATCATTATTCATGTGTCAATACCAACTGTTGTTACATGAGAAAATCAACAACCTTGATAAGGTCAAATATCTCCCATGTTGCCCTATTATCTCCCTTTAAGGACCGAATGTTATTGCTCTTTAAGGACTAGATTGTCCTGGCTcaagcattttatcaaacacttggtATGCATGGTGAAACTTTCTTTCAAATTTCAATATCAACTGGTTGGGTATCACTAAATGTTGTTGTTGGGATATGAAATAGGCAAGTCAGTTGCCCCACATCTCATATTGCTTGCATAATCATCACCAAACTGAGATAATGTGTGCCAAATCCAACCAAATGTTAAATCACAACAGAAGGAACAAATATATTTCCAAACCCCTAAATGTGACAATTTTACAAATCATAATCAAAGAAACCACTTCCCTTAACATGAATCTGATCACCTAAATTGGACCAAACATGAGGCGATAGATAATACACACACACGTTTCAATGGGGAAGCTTGAGGTGGCATCTTCATGCCAAGAAGGCATGACAAGGGCATCTTCTAAACCATAACAACGATTGCATTAATGAAAGAAATAATAATCCGCGTATCCAAGAAGAAGAACAAAAGCAACGAAATCAATAAAATCTCAACTCTAGTAATGCGAAAAGTAAAAAAGcacaacaaataaataaatataacaattataATCACTAGAATACACCAACTATGAATACCGACTGATTTTATTGGGCAAAAAAAATCAACCACTTACTTCAATTGGAGTAGACCAAAAACATAAATATGGAGATAGGATTGTCGATACTTATCTTGGTGGTGGACTGTGGCACGGCCGACGACATCATACAAATCAGCGACTCCTATTGCT
This window encodes:
- the LOC111894662 gene encoding vacuolar protein sorting-associated protein 53 A; protein product: MEKSSTLDYINQMFPIEASLSGVEPLMQKVHNEIRVVDTEILAAVRQQSNSGTKAKEDLAAATRVVQELMYKVREIKTKAEQSETMVQEICRDIKKLDFAKKHITTTITALHRLNMLVSAIEQLQVMASKRQYKEASAQLELRYRVRDRGKQFVAAFNIRLDRGKQFVPLKGYDSHHITEEHLGGKIISRSVLLCAFETARDAGALREPKNKLEK